Proteins co-encoded in one Planctomycetota bacterium genomic window:
- a CDS encoding sodium/solute symporter (Members of the Solute:Sodium Symporter (SSS), TC 2.A.21 as described in tcdb.org, catalyze solute:Na+ symport. Known solutes for members of the family include sugars, amino acids, nucleosides, inositols, vitamins, urea or anions, depending on the system.) codes for MPRTLATFLILVLAMASAAAAAHPWPPADLLAWRELAPLPPAPGRDLQPGVAGPFVGVHRGVLVVAGGANFPDAPPWQGGRKVWHDAYFVLENRGDTPLRWRTQDDFRLPRPAAYGASVGTEHGIVLIGGCDAERCFREVWLARWDGSRLTFAALPALPRPLAFMAAAKVGDAIFVAGGQETLQDARATRNVWRLNLSRLASASATPPTGWGWEELAPWPGPPRILAVAAGQSDGAADGFYLASGRNVAPGKPTEVLTDAYAFKPRTGRWTRLGDVTPGGGPPQCLMAAPAIASGANHILVFGGDDGRLFLELEDLDRAIAAATAAGDAARAQTLGEKKVRRLETYPGFGRDVLAYHTITDTWTRFGTFPAPCPVTTAAVRWGGGIVIPSGEVRPGVRTDKAWRGEPPTLATPFGAVNYAILGVYMAALMAMGVYLSGREKTTDDFFKAGGRVPWWAAGFSIFGTQLSAITFMAIPAKTFATDWRYLWLNVAIVLMAPVIIYALLPFFRRLNVTSAYEYLERRFNLPARLIGSAMFTMLHLGRIGIVLFLPSIALGVVTGFDVRACILVMGLVTIAYTVLGGIEAVIWTDVLQVFVLLGGAIACLALMVVGLPQGAGGLVGLAHEAGKLHAFDFRFDLTTPTFWVVLLGGLSANFISYGSDQAVLQRYLTTRDEASAARGIWTNAVLTVPATLIFFSLGTVLYVFYLKQPNLLNPTLEDADAIFPWYIVTRLPTGMPGLLIAGVFAAAMSTLDSSMNSVATALTTDFYGRFRPGAPDARRLKVARVLTTVVGLAGTAFALVMAGWEIKSLWDQMSRFIGLFAGGLGGLFLLGIFSRRAHGVGAVVGLVASGFVQYAVSRWTPLHLLLYTATGVGSSVVIGYLASLVIPGRRKPLEGLTLYTLRRRGD; via the coding sequence ATGCCCCGCACGCTTGCGACATTCTTGATCCTGGTCCTGGCGATGGCCTCGGCCGCCGCCGCGGCGCATCCCTGGCCGCCGGCGGACCTGCTGGCGTGGCGGGAACTGGCCCCCTTGCCCCCCGCACCGGGCCGCGACCTCCAGCCCGGCGTCGCCGGTCCGTTCGTCGGCGTCCATCGCGGCGTGCTGGTCGTGGCCGGCGGCGCGAACTTCCCCGACGCCCCGCCGTGGCAAGGCGGCCGGAAGGTCTGGCACGACGCGTATTTCGTCCTGGAGAACCGGGGCGACACCCCCCTGCGCTGGCGGACCCAGGACGACTTCCGGCTGCCGCGGCCGGCCGCGTACGGCGCCAGCGTCGGCACCGAACACGGCATCGTGCTGATCGGCGGCTGCGACGCCGAGCGGTGCTTCCGCGAGGTTTGGCTGGCCCGTTGGGACGGCTCGCGCCTCACGTTCGCGGCCCTGCCCGCCCTGCCCCGGCCGCTCGCCTTCATGGCGGCGGCGAAGGTCGGCGATGCCATCTTCGTGGCCGGCGGCCAGGAGACCCTGCAGGACGCCCGGGCCACGCGGAACGTCTGGCGGCTGAACCTGTCGCGCCTGGCTTCGGCCTCCGCAACGCCGCCGACCGGCTGGGGATGGGAGGAACTCGCCCCCTGGCCCGGCCCGCCGCGAATCCTGGCCGTGGCCGCCGGACAAAGCGACGGCGCCGCCGACGGCTTCTACCTCGCGAGCGGCCGCAACGTGGCGCCCGGAAAGCCGACCGAGGTGCTGACCGACGCCTATGCGTTCAAGCCGCGAACCGGCCGGTGGACCCGCCTGGGCGACGTGACGCCCGGCGGCGGGCCGCCGCAGTGCCTCATGGCTGCGCCCGCGATCGCCTCCGGCGCGAACCACATCCTGGTCTTCGGCGGGGACGACGGACGGCTCTTCCTGGAACTGGAGGACCTGGACCGCGCCATCGCCGCGGCCACCGCGGCCGGCGACGCCGCACGGGCCCAGACGCTCGGAGAAAAGAAGGTGCGGAGGCTCGAGACCTACCCCGGCTTCGGCCGGGACGTCCTCGCCTATCACACGATCACCGATACATGGACACGCTTCGGCACGTTCCCGGCCCCCTGTCCCGTGACGACGGCGGCCGTGCGGTGGGGCGGAGGCATCGTCATCCCGAGCGGCGAGGTGCGGCCGGGCGTGCGGACCGATAAGGCTTGGCGGGGCGAACCGCCGACGCTGGCGACGCCCTTCGGCGCAGTCAACTACGCCATCCTGGGCGTGTACATGGCGGCCCTGATGGCGATGGGCGTGTACCTGTCGGGCCGCGAGAAAACAACGGACGACTTCTTCAAAGCGGGCGGACGGGTGCCCTGGTGGGCCGCGGGCTTCAGCATCTTCGGGACGCAACTCTCGGCCATCACGTTCATGGCGATCCCGGCCAAGACGTTCGCGACCGACTGGCGGTACCTTTGGCTGAACGTGGCCATCGTGCTGATGGCCCCGGTCATCATCTACGCCCTCCTGCCGTTCTTCCGCCGGCTGAACGTGACGTCCGCGTACGAGTACCTGGAGCGGCGGTTCAACCTGCCGGCCCGGCTCATCGGGAGCGCCATGTTCACGATGCTCCACCTGGGGCGGATCGGGATCGTGTTGTTTCTGCCCTCGATCGCCCTGGGCGTCGTCACGGGCTTCGACGTGCGCGCCTGCATCCTGGTGATGGGCCTCGTGACCATCGCCTACACGGTGCTGGGCGGCATCGAGGCGGTCATCTGGACCGACGTCCTCCAGGTCTTCGTCCTCCTGGGCGGGGCGATCGCTTGCCTGGCGCTGATGGTGGTCGGCCTGCCGCAGGGCGCCGGCGGCCTGGTCGGCCTGGCCCACGAGGCCGGCAAACTCCACGCCTTCGACTTCCGCTTCGACCTGACGACGCCCACCTTCTGGGTCGTCCTGCTGGGCGGCCTGTCGGCCAACTTCATCTCGTACGGCAGCGACCAGGCGGTCCTCCAGCGATACCTGACCACGCGGGACGAGGCGTCGGCGGCCCGAGGCATCTGGACGAACGCCGTCCTCACGGTGCCGGCCACGCTCATCTTCTTCTCCCTCGGCACCGTCTTATATGTATTCTATTTGAAACAGCCGAATCTCCTGAACCCGACGCTCGAGGACGCCGACGCCATCTTCCCGTGGTACATCGTCACGCGCCTGCCGACGGGCATGCCGGGCCTCCTGATAGCCGGCGTGTTCGCGGCCGCGATGTCGACCCTGGACTCGAGCATGAACTCGGTCGCCACCGCCCTCACGACGGACTTCTACGGGCGGTTCCGGCCCGGCGCGCCCGACGCCCGGCGCCTGAAGGTGGCCCGCGTCCTGACGACGGTCGTCGGCCTGGCCGGCACGGCCTTCGCCCTCGTCATGGCGGGCTGGGAGATCAAGAGCCTGTGGGACCAGATGAGCCGGTTCATCGGCCTCTTTGCCGGAGGGCTGGGCGGCCTGTTCCTGCTGGGCATCTTCAGCCGCAGGGCGCACGGCGTCGGCGCGGTGGTCGGACTGGTCGCGAGCGGCTTCGTCCAGTACGCCGTCAGCCGATGGACGCCGCTCCACCTGCTCCTCTACACGGCCACGGGCGTCGGCTCCTCGGTGGTCATCGGATACCTGGCGAGCCTTGTGATTCCCGGCCGGCGGAAACCGCTGGAGGGCCTGACCCTTTACACGCTCCGCCGCCGCGGCGACTGA
- a CDS encoding dihydrodipicolinate synthase family protein, producing MAERIEGLLAASFTPMTADGGVNLDAVADYGALLARSGAVGAFVCGTTGEGLSLTVAERMRLAERWAETAPDGFRLVIHVGHTSIEDARALARHAAGLGVSAIAAMGPCFFRPRTVEDLVVFCAGVAAAAANLPFYYYHIPAMTGVAMPMVGFLEAAADRIPTLAGIKYTWEDLHDFGLAREAAGGRFDLLYGRDESLLAGLALGARGAVGSSFNFAAPLYARLIEAFDSGDLPAARRLQATSRRMIRLLYESSVSYLPAAKAVMKMVGVDCGPVRPPLRPLTPDEAEAVRQGLDRLGFDAFRNR from the coding sequence ATGGCCGAACGCATCGAAGGACTCCTCGCGGCATCGTTCACACCGATGACGGCAGACGGGGGCGTCAACCTCGACGCCGTCGCAGACTACGGGGCGCTGCTGGCGCGGAGCGGCGCAGTTGGGGCGTTCGTTTGCGGCACGACGGGCGAGGGCCTCTCGCTGACCGTCGCCGAGCGGATGCGCCTCGCGGAGCGATGGGCCGAGACCGCCCCCGACGGGTTCCGCCTCGTCATCCACGTCGGGCACACGAGCATCGAAGACGCACGGGCGCTGGCACGCCACGCCGCCGGGCTGGGGGTCTCGGCCATAGCCGCCATGGGCCCGTGCTTCTTCCGACCGCGGACGGTCGAGGACCTCGTGGTGTTCTGCGCCGGGGTGGCCGCCGCGGCCGCCAACCTCCCCTTCTACTACTATCACATTCCTGCCATGACGGGCGTCGCGATGCCGATGGTCGGGTTCCTGGAGGCGGCGGCCGACCGCATCCCGACCCTGGCCGGCATCAAGTACACATGGGAAGACCTGCACGACTTCGGCCTGGCCCGGGAGGCGGCGGGCGGGCGGTTCGACCTTCTCTACGGCCGCGACGAGTCGCTCCTGGCCGGCTTGGCGCTCGGGGCACGCGGGGCCGTCGGCAGTTCGTTCAACTTCGCGGCGCCCCTGTACGCCCGCCTCATCGAGGCGTTCGACTCGGGCGACCTTCCGGCGGCCCGCCGTCTTCAGGCGACCTCGCGCCGGATGATCCGCCTGCTGTACGAGTCGAGCGTATCGTATCTTCCGGCCGCCAAGGCGGTCATGAAGATGGTCGGCGTGGACTGCGGCCCGGTCCGCCCGCCGCTTCGGCCGCTGACGCCCGACGAGGCCGAGGCGGTGCGCCAGGGGCTGGACCGGCTGGGGTTCGACGCGTTCCGCAATCGCTGA